The genome window TAAATACCCCGTCCAAAACATCTGACTTGATTTTTGTGATTTACAGAATTTACCTCCCCACACTCCTGCTGCTCCCTTTACTGCTTCAGAAAATTCTCAACAGGTAATGTTTTTACACCATGTGAAAAAAACAAGTTTATATTCTCTCTAAAATCAGTAGTATATCAAACATGAATTCTCTGCAGGTTATTAGCTCTGCTGTTGCTCCTCCAAGGAGGACTACTGACATCCATGGACTGGTTAGTCAATATCTCCTTAAAGTATATGATAATTGTGAAGGCAACCTTTTTCTAATTTTCGTTTCTTGTCTTATAGGAGTGGTCATCAGCTCATACTGCGGCTTCTGAGAAAAAGCCCCCACTTGCACCCATGAGTAGAAATTTTGTTCAGGACACAGGTCATATGTCATATATGGTAAGCGAATGTAACTTGTGTGCATAGAAATACAATGAGCTTTacattttcattcatttttttgatctaattttttttataccaATAACCCATGAGTAGAAATCTAATTTCCATATAGTGCCTACGAAGGTAGTTTTTATATTGGGTGATCCTCTCTTGCTATTAAAGTTTGCTAGATGATCTCATTGAAGAGTTAAACCTTAATGTTTATTTCCAACTGCGAAGTAAACGTTCACTGCAAGCATTCTGAGCTTTTGCGCCTTTTCCTTTTTGTCTAATGTCACATTATCTTACTTGATCTCGTTATTGTGCATATATCCTTAATGATATTTAAAGATATTATTAAAGCTAGTTAATTAATTTTCTATTGATATGTAGTCTGCAGTGCCTGGACGGAGCTTTCCTGCAGCCCCTGTTATGCCACAAGCGGAACTATATCCGATGATGAATCATACGATTACTCAGTACCAGAACTACTACTATGTCCCAAGCAGTCATGGGAATTTCCCTGCGCCTATCATGAATCAGAAGTCAAATGGTGTCTTCCTTCAGCCTTATCCCCCAGTTCTTGTAACATCTCAAGCTCTTCCAGCAACTCCAGCTGGCGGAAGTTTTGCTTCTTCTGCATCGCTCCCAAATTATTATCAGCCTGTAACAGGTCCACCAACTAGTTTTGCTGCTTGTGCACCTTTCCCGAATCAGTATCCAACTGCAAATGGTCCAGGAACTAGTTTTGCTGCTTGTGCACCTTATCCGACTGCAAATGGTCCGGCTACTAGTACTGTTACCAAAAGAGATGCTCTGGAAGCTGGAATTGGAACTCTGTCCTTGAAAATCTAAACAATTTT of Daucus carota subsp. sativus chromosome 3, DH1 v3.0, whole genome shotgun sequence contains these proteins:
- the LOC108211336 gene encoding uncharacterized protein LOC108211336, with product MARGDDGSGKEGGGFKLFGVEINFGHELNKKSGDESGKVQKKRGHDDDEGGESDRLRKSKSVGNLHEMGNHSGGEGDADANGGDGAVGGGGGADDSGYHSDGVLHVNSRRAAHMRRKGTPWTQSEHRAFLLGLSKLGKGDWKGISKNYVPTRTPTQVASHAQKYFIRMTTAEKKNRRASLFDIPFNESNLPPHTPAAPFTASENSQQVISSAVAPPRRTTDIHGLEWSSAHTAASEKKPPLAPMSRNFVQDTGHMSYMSAVPGRSFPAAPVMPQAELYPMMNHTITQYQNYYYVPSSHGNFPAPIMNQKSNGVFLQPYPPVLVTSQALPATPAGGSFASSASLPNYYQPVTGPPTSFAACAPFPNQYPTANGPGTSFAACAPYPTANGPATSTVTKRDALEAGIGTLSLKI